In Cheilinus undulatus linkage group 24, ASM1832078v1, whole genome shotgun sequence, a single window of DNA contains:
- the LOC121505995 gene encoding transmembrane protein 237A-like isoform X2 — MATGGSKMRPRELPPLPQRGQRSLPTMPGQDTAGEVPAPKHKKKRVKKETNGVDDMDDQGMEMGGVGSRRESEVGDQLTLEATTDAPPQRRKKKKKTATIDLDDDQADLVNGDAADQMTDGEEVVKKTKKKKKSKIVESQLPDELDVAEDDTATDTPPPIPQHALFTAPQGQSQPVGKVFVERNKRFQAAERSDWRKTSIQMDNMTEFQHVQPLWTTRDISVRVHEAFRMFGLYCHGILAGYAMWNVVVVYMLAGQHLTALSNLLEQYHSLAYPSQSLLYMLLAISTVAAFDRVNLAKGSMALREFVTLDPIALASFLYFSALVLSLSQQMTSDRINLYPAFNATLWPPGSEHQILHPWVTINLVVALLVGLAWIFIATRPEKDYTECYLMAMEIEPPKQEEKSEMTA, encoded by the exons ATGGCGACCGGAGGCTCAAAG ATGCGACCAAGAGAGCTTCCTCCTCTGCCTCAG CGAGGACAACGATCCCTTCCTACCATGCCTGG TCAAGACACAGCTG GAGAAGTGCCAGCACcgaaacacaagaaaaaaagggTGAAGAAGGAGACGAATGGAGTGGATGATATGGACG ATCAGGGTATGGAGATGGGAGGTGTGGGCAGCCGGAGGGAATCTGAGGTCGGAGACCAACTCACGCTGGAAGCCACAACAGACGCACCTccacagaggaggaagaagaaaaagaagacagcAACGATTG atctggATGATGACCAGGCAGACCTTGTGAACGGAGATGCAGCAGATCAGATGACTGATGGAGaggaagtggtgaaaaaaacaaaaaagaagaa gAAGTCAAAAATCGTTGAATCGCAGCTCCCTGATGAGTTAGATGTAGCAGAGGATGACACTGCTACAGACACGCCTCCTCCTATCCCCCAGCATGCCCTGTTCACGGCCCCGCAGGGTCAGAGCCAGCCTGTGGGGAAAGTCTTTGTGGAGAGGAACA agCGTTTCCAAGCTGCAGAGCGCTCAGACTGGAGGAAAACCAGCATTCAGATGGATAACATGACAGAATTCCAGCATGTTCAGCCACTTTGGACCACGAGAGACATTTCTGTTAGAGTGCATGAAGCCTTCAG GATGTTTGGTCTGTATTGTCACGGCATCCTGGCGGGCTATGCCATGTGGAATGTGGTGGTCGTGTACATGTTAGCCGGGCAGCACCTCACTGCTCTGTCCAACCTGCTGGAGCAGTACCACAGCCTGGCGTACCCCTCCCAGTCTCTGCTCTACATGCTGCTCGCCATCAGCACAGTGGCTGCCTTCGACAG AGTGAACCTGGCCAAAGGCTCCATGGCTCTCAGAGAGTTTGTGACGCTGGACCCCATCGCTCTCGCCTCATTCT TGTATTTCTCAGCGCTGGTTCTTTCTTTGAGCCAGCAGATGACCAGCGACAGAATCAATCTGTACCCAGCCTTCAATGCAACATTATG GCCACCAGGGTCGGAGCACCAGATTCTCCACCCATGGGTGACCATAAACCTGGTGGTGGCTCTTCTCGTTGGACTGGCCTGGATCTTCATCGCCACACGACCAGAGAAAGATTACACTGAGT GTTACTTAATGGCCATGGAGATTGAGCCTCCAAAACAAGAGGAGAAATCAGAAATGACTGCCTGA
- the LOC121505995 gene encoding transmembrane protein 237A-like isoform X1 has protein sequence MATGGSKKMRPRELPPLPQRGQRSLPTMPGQDTAGEVPAPKHKKKRVKKETNGVDDMDDQGMEMGGVGSRRESEVGDQLTLEATTDAPPQRRKKKKKTATIDLDDDQADLVNGDAADQMTDGEEVVKKTKKKKKSKIVESQLPDELDVAEDDTATDTPPPIPQHALFTAPQGQSQPVGKVFVERNKRFQAAERSDWRKTSIQMDNMTEFQHVQPLWTTRDISVRVHEAFRMFGLYCHGILAGYAMWNVVVVYMLAGQHLTALSNLLEQYHSLAYPSQSLLYMLLAISTVAAFDRVNLAKGSMALREFVTLDPIALASFLYFSALVLSLSQQMTSDRINLYPAFNATLWPPGSEHQILHPWVTINLVVALLVGLAWIFIATRPEKDYTECYLMAMEIEPPKQEEKSEMTA, from the exons ATGGCGACCGGAGGCTCAAAG AAGATGCGACCAAGAGAGCTTCCTCCTCTGCCTCAG CGAGGACAACGATCCCTTCCTACCATGCCTGG TCAAGACACAGCTG GAGAAGTGCCAGCACcgaaacacaagaaaaaaagggTGAAGAAGGAGACGAATGGAGTGGATGATATGGACG ATCAGGGTATGGAGATGGGAGGTGTGGGCAGCCGGAGGGAATCTGAGGTCGGAGACCAACTCACGCTGGAAGCCACAACAGACGCACCTccacagaggaggaagaagaaaaagaagacagcAACGATTG atctggATGATGACCAGGCAGACCTTGTGAACGGAGATGCAGCAGATCAGATGACTGATGGAGaggaagtggtgaaaaaaacaaaaaagaagaa gAAGTCAAAAATCGTTGAATCGCAGCTCCCTGATGAGTTAGATGTAGCAGAGGATGACACTGCTACAGACACGCCTCCTCCTATCCCCCAGCATGCCCTGTTCACGGCCCCGCAGGGTCAGAGCCAGCCTGTGGGGAAAGTCTTTGTGGAGAGGAACA agCGTTTCCAAGCTGCAGAGCGCTCAGACTGGAGGAAAACCAGCATTCAGATGGATAACATGACAGAATTCCAGCATGTTCAGCCACTTTGGACCACGAGAGACATTTCTGTTAGAGTGCATGAAGCCTTCAG GATGTTTGGTCTGTATTGTCACGGCATCCTGGCGGGCTATGCCATGTGGAATGTGGTGGTCGTGTACATGTTAGCCGGGCAGCACCTCACTGCTCTGTCCAACCTGCTGGAGCAGTACCACAGCCTGGCGTACCCCTCCCAGTCTCTGCTCTACATGCTGCTCGCCATCAGCACAGTGGCTGCCTTCGACAG AGTGAACCTGGCCAAAGGCTCCATGGCTCTCAGAGAGTTTGTGACGCTGGACCCCATCGCTCTCGCCTCATTCT TGTATTTCTCAGCGCTGGTTCTTTCTTTGAGCCAGCAGATGACCAGCGACAGAATCAATCTGTACCCAGCCTTCAATGCAACATTATG GCCACCAGGGTCGGAGCACCAGATTCTCCACCCATGGGTGACCATAAACCTGGTGGTGGCTCTTCTCGTTGGACTGGCCTGGATCTTCATCGCCACACGACCAGAGAAAGATTACACTGAGT GTTACTTAATGGCCATGGAGATTGAGCCTCCAAAACAAGAGGAGAAATCAGAAATGACTGCCTGA